gtatatggagctacaaaaatgttcaagtatgtggaaaataatgtttttttaaccataaaacaACTCGAACTTTTTCAGGTAGTAGCAGTttttgaaagttgagagagacAACAGCTTTCCTGCGAGTGGGCGTGTTTCAGCGCAGACAGCGGACACGCCCCTAACctttgagagcagagaatgcTGCCTaatttttccaagattttgataacttatttacCTGCTGTTTTtccatcattcaaatttggttgggTGGTTAATAAGACATTTTTCTGTGGCGTGACAAACGCAGAATACATTTAATATCcgactttacagggactttaatttaagatttaaaaacacTAATAAGCCTGATGACATTACAGTGATAAGAGAAATACAAGATAAATATTACATATTACAATATACAAGACACCTAGGTTTTTCTCTTACTAAAACGGATGTTTAGTTTGTtgttaattgctatttttatgaAGACTAACTCagttaaattacagaaattaaaacTTTCATTTCCAGACATTCCTCCGTGCTTTTACTTCTGTCACCTTCCGTCatccaaaaaaaacttttactgcATGGGGCTCTGCCCTGTCAGTCATTCTACCCTGCTTGACTATAAGACGAAGGGGAAACATGTTGAAAGCTGCACGTGTTCATACTGATCAATGCTAATGGACAGAGTGCCGCATATTGAAGCCATCCAAAAAGCTCTATGATAATGGGAGAAAAGGCAGCTCTAATGGACAGATAGGACAGCATGAAAAGGGGCTTAAACCTGTCTAGCATTCATTTATGTTTAGAAACTGCAGGCGTGATTCTTTTATGGTGCCATGTTATTAAAAGCTGGGCCCATCCTGCATGGGATGTAAATACACACTACACTATACTGTGTAGATTTACTGTAGCTATATGTTGAGCGTATGCATGCCACTCTTGAACAAAGCACTTGTTATTTGATTTTACCTTAAAGAAGTTATTGATGAAGTGTTTGTGGGCCCAGTATCTCCAAGCTGGCTATACCGGTATACACgatgtgtatgtgtgagagTTTGCCAGTAGGTTCACTAGTCAAGACATCTGTTGTTGGCTTTAAATCTCCTCACAAAGCAGATTTCTGCAGCTGTTGGTGGCACTTACATAGCACTACTTTAGTTTTACATGGCACTTTTCTACTTCCAGAAATCATCATTTTACGGCCACTATGACGCACAAACAATGTACTGCCAGTATGTTGGTGGTGTTTTAGCTCATGCTACACAATTAGTTTAGACTGAAAATTGCAAAGAAGGAACCTCTATGGTCTTATTCGCAGTTAACAATGTGCATTTGTGGTTTGCATAAAAGACGTGCACACTTGTTAGTGTCACACAAGCTAACAGTCAAATCAGATAAGTGAACATGGCACAAACGCCTCACAATTTCATATGACATCAAATAATACAATTTCACTCAGGCAGCGTCTGCTTATTCGGTACAACATGGTGCATTATGAGTCCCACACCATACTGCTGGAAATCTGCTTTCTTCAATTTCAGGCTCCTATGAATTATttggctgcagccttcagaagCATCAAAATTGCAGCTAGTCGGTTTCTGGATGGAGGTGCACATTGAATGTAAAGATTAGATGGCTGCTCTTGTGCGAAACAATTCAATTACGCCTCAATATTTTAGTCAAGACcactgtttttgttttgatttatgtacaccattgcttttgctttagaaacacatttatatatatttacagtaagtGCAAGAAGTATGTTTTTAGGTTAGGTTTGCTTTAGGGGGgtcgagatggtgccaggggggcctcagtttaatgacattttataaaatacattcatttatcatgcaTACTGTGTAATGAAATGAAACTacaaaaataaggctactaaccaacagcactacttcgtttaacttaatatgttttgtttaattaaaatgttagattttagaacagttttatgtcataaattttctttgggggggcagTGAAGGAATGCAccttacacaaggggggccgcacgcaaaaaaagtttgagaaccactgatttagcTGACTTCACTATAGAGTGCGTCAAggatttttgtaggccaacccggaaGTTTGCGGGACACTGGTTTCCTCACCaaaaaagcccattcattttttcTTTAGACTTTTGAATTTTGGAAAAAATTAGGGCTGTGACCATGCATTGCATTTCTCATTAAAAAtatctgtgtttcatgcacagctcgtgcgttgatcagtaagtccttatcaatctaaaagcACTATGGggaggtttcccggacagggattatttttagccaggactaggccttagtttaattaggaaatataactagttttaacaaacatgccttactaaaaacattacttttgaagcaaaacagagggcactgatgtattttaagatatgtcagtgcaagttgttttcagtttggacagttcttacatttattttagtatagaactagtctaatccctgtccaggaaaccgcccctatgagTTTAAGATTATAAAtctataacatgcatttaaaaaagcaactctaatcaaacacaatcattcagaatatctgaaaatacctgaaacaatttaaagaacagcaatataaacatTTCCTGGAACAGGGTTTGTAATGGTTCGTGTCTTATGAGGCATAAATGGAGTTTttgcatgagagcgccctctggcttttggatatGCTACATTTGACCGTAATTgcttaaaattcattcattgcgAAAACGTGCATTTACACGATTAATCATCCCagccttaaaaaaaataagatctGTTTTAACGAACGTTCATCAAACCTACTCCACCAAGACAATCTTTACAGATAAACTTCTATGaatttttaagtaaacatgCAGAAATGATAACCTTAGGCTACAAGCGAACTACACCACAGTTTACTGACCTTAGTGTTATCACCAACAAGCTTCCGACAACgctttcaaactttattaaacacatttaaaaacatgtttcctAATAAGAAAATACTCTGAAAATGAATGCTTGTTGGGAATTGTGCCCAAGTTGCGTTATTTTTGAGATCTTCATGCATGATGTCATTTAAAGTCCCCAATGTCTGTATTCCCATGTAGCAACTCCTTAGGGCGCACTCATATTATCCAAatcaaaccatgccccagcgcgattgtcaccctATCCTAGTCCCCCagatgcacgcactcacactgtacttttatcgatctGAGCCTGGGCgagctttcgtcattaagatgcgattggTTTGAAAAAGCACGAAGTAAAGCGCTGTCTTAAAACTGGAACctatcgtaatgttaagtctgtgttttttatttggagTCGTTTGTTGCACGATGACACACCGCCCTCTCACAtgccatcatattgcttagttgatctgtcacgcgTGCAGCTTGGACATTCAAGTAACCCTGCTgtgcgcatcaaaaggtttttacaaaGGCAGATTAAGGTAAGCGGTCATGCAATTGACGACCCTCCTTTTGAATCGCGTTCAGGCGCGATTGCACTCACACCATAGCCTTGGTGAACCACGCTCCACCTCGATTAACCAACCGCGTCTGGGCATggtacagagcgatcacactagtaaaacaaaccaggctttgggggtcagaCCACGCCCCCCAGCGTGGTTTGGTTTGAATAATGTGAGTACACCCTTAGCAAACTTTTAAAGACATGTGGGGAAGGGggttaatggtatttcatggATTCTGATTTATGAACACAGTTAAAGAGTTGTTTTCCTTattctaaacaaatgcaaagtgcgAAAAAAGCAGATGAGCGTGTGACTGAGTATTTCAGGGCCAAACTTACCCTTTTcttacaagtttcggaaagtggTTTCGAACATGGTTAACTGTTACATATCATGGACCCcttattccttttatgggcactttcCCGAAAAAGCACGCCCACTCGTCAATCAAAGTAAAAGCAAGAGCGCTCATCATTAGCATTGTTCCTTCGAGTAGAAGTCACAAGCATCACAATAAACAACATCTTTGTTATATATTAAGAATCCGCAATAGCACGACGAAAgcagtgtgttttttttaagtaaaaagaaGAAAACCTTATTCAGTTTTCCAAGTAACCCTGTCTTAAGACAACAGTGGATGCAGTTTGTTTTTTCCCGGATGGCAAGGTAATTGCCAATGGGTTTATGTTTGTTACCTGCATTTCAGAGACAATTGCTTTACAAACAAGGCCCAATACGACATTGGACTTGCCAATCGTTTACAACTGAGTGATGGAGCGGTCCCCACATTAAAATACCCGGTTCAGCAGTCGAACTACAGGcagtaagttaaaaaaaatctgatctcAAGTTTTTTGTTTGCAATTAGCGCATTATAATGCAAACAACATGAACATATAGCTGTGCTGTACTTGTAACTCTTCTTTATCTCCTCTCACCGTATGCTTCTGTCTTTTAAAAAACGTACAACACGAAAGGCTCTATAGACATATAGGataaaatactactctgtagaGATTAACGTGAGATAGGAAACTGTGAAactgtgtgtgttatgtgatcTTTAAAGCTTTGTTGTTGTGTATTATGTCATAGAATAAAACGTGAAAATATCTTGGGCTTGTGTTAACCAAGAATCTAATTTAAGGAGTTTACCCAAAACCCCATTATAAAATCCATTGTTATCAGAATGATGAAACTGGAAGTGATAAAATGGTAACTCGCTCCCAGGTTTTacctacaaaaatatgtcatcagTGCTGCTGCACTCTAGAACAGGTAGCAGTGCACTTATCTGAAAAACCACACCATTAAAGTTTTTTAGTTAGTCTTAATGATATCTATCTACACTAGTGTGCTCCAAAACATTGAacaaaatttgcatttaaaatatatacacacattcaaAACTTACAAACTCTCACAAAAAGATCAACGATTTTATGGCAACATTCAGCTTTGAATCTTCTTGTCAGATTCGAGACCGTGAGGTAAACGAAACACGCTATTTAAATAAAGGAGGAGCGACTCTACATGCCCCGCCCCAACTCTCTGACGTCAATGCACGCTGCGCATTTTAAATCTACTaacaatgtaaatacagaaaaGGCTACGTTAAATATAGACTTTAAGGTGTTGAATTTATCCAATTAAAACTCAAAAGGTAAGTCAGTTCAATACTGGATCGATTAACTCTCAACTGTTTTTTGCTTGTAGCGTGAGAACCGTTAATATTTCATACAGTAGCTATCAAATAATGATCCGCCGGTGCACTGCATGTCAACACCTCAGGTTCATAAATACCGCCATTTCTGACAGTTCAAAATCCTACTGTAAACTCATCATACTTTGGACAATGAACAGAAAAGTAATCTTACCGAAATAATAATTGTATTGCATCAGAAACCCAGTGCTTCAAAACCTTTGATCTTCCTTCACATTAGTTCATACTGAGGAAACTTCAATGCACGAGCGTCATTAAATACAGCACGTCTCCAATGCTGCAGTGCCCTCTGCTGTTCACTGATAAACACCTGCAGGGCACTATAAACACAACACCCGGTGTAAGAGTCATTAATATTAATCGTTAatacaaaatgcattaaaatgtaaCAATAACAGGGGATATGGTAGTAATATGACTTCCTGACATAAAGAGAAAGCTTTAGGGTAAATGACCTGCAATAAATCGTAGCACAACAACAGTAGGGAATCTAATAGAAGTCAGCaaactctctcatcatttagttataattcaacttttttttgggACAAAAGCCTAGAAAGTTGTTGAATATATAGCCTATATATGAATATGAATATAATGATCCAAGCATTGGTGATAAGAGGCCACATGTCGTGATTTTGAATAAATAACTTTAATGAGACAAAATGAAAagtattaacaaataaaaaatgcgtAAAAACAACTAGAATTGAGAACAGtacactttttaaaactgttaaacaGTACAGGTATTCCCATATGTACCATTAATGGTTACTACAGCCAATAATATTTAAACCAGTAGGCTTTACAGGTCACATACAtttttctctaaaaaaaaaagaaaacaaaggaaaatatgtgtaaaaatgaccATACTAAAGTGCCTGGTACATGAAAACACAGACCAACTATAAAGTGCATGATTATAGAAAATACTGGGGATTAATTTAAAACAGATCTCGCTTTCATGACCTTTCGTAGTTATTTAGATGTTAGATCTATATATGCTGATGGTATTGACATATATAACTATGTTTGGATTCCACAGTGATGGTACAACATAACTAcactctttaaaaacacaaggcaGTGGCTCCTATATATATTGCACCTATTCAAAGCCATTGTTAATTTTCCTATCCAATAAAGATCATGTTTTTTGCGAACTGTGACCTCTAGTAACAAAATGACAAAACTAACAAGACACACCTTAACAAATCAAAGCAGCAATAAAGCCACAAGAACCCGTCACCACAATCTAGGTGTAATTTCCCCTAAATTTATGCAGTGTTTATTTAAGCCATCAGAAATCTTACAGTGCATACCGTGATCGAACCACTCAGTGAACAATAAAAGCATttcagacttttattttgaaatgttaaatattaacttttattttgaaatgttaaatattattttaattttattagcAATAGAAAACCACTGCCCTGCAGAGGTTATATTTATAATCTCCTATTCAGCATAAATCTGCATCTCGGGTCTGAGCTCTGTCTGATGAAACCCTGCATGGCCCACAGCTGTAGAGTAAAGTCTGTTATTACGAAGTGGCATGCAGCCATAGTTCGGGAAAGCGCCAGATCCAGCTCGACTGGTCTTGGGGACCTTTGCGTGTACCGATATGTAACTTTCCGAGTAGTCGGGGCGAGATGGCACGTGCATGCTACGAGTCCTTGTCCGACTTTGGGAAGAAACTGACTGTCTGTGATCTCGCTCCAGACTGATTCTGGTTTGAGCAGGCGTATGGCGAGTTTTTACGCTCTGAGATCTCTTAGACTTTTGAGAATCCTTGGTCATGTACCGGTAGTCTTCTTTCGAAGAGTTTCTGAGAGTGTTATACACCAGTCTGTCCTggtttgggtgtgtcattttatagCTGTCGCTGGAACCGGTCTGTTTAAAATCCGGGCAGCTGTATTCCTTATGAAGGGTAAGGTTGCGGGGCACTGCTGAAGAGTAGTTGTGCATGGATCGACTCTGCTTCATTATATAAGCCGATCTGGCTCCTTGCCCGCCACCGTAGCGGTCTGAATGATAAGGTGTAGGCATATCGGGATCAGAAAGGGTTTGCTCTGGGGAGTAATGAGACACCATGGTTACCCTGTACTTCCCATCAGCCCCTTCGGTGGAGATCAGCATCTCTTTTCCAGAGTTTGATCTGCTCCTAGAGTGCATTGTCTCCTGGCACTGCCGGCTGCTTCTTCCAACATGGGGCTGAGGCAAAACTGGACCGAACGACCTCTCTTTGGCTGAGCTTTCCCGTCTAATGGACTGGCTAAAATGTCGATCAGATAAACCAGAATTAAATCCCTCGTATAGAGGAGGATTCTTCGTTCTTGGCTGGAGATCTCTGGTCATAAAGTCAGACTCATTGTTCAGTGGCAGGTTGTGTTGAGGCTTGCGGTAGTTTTCAGTGCCGCCCATAACCTTTAATGGACGAGAAGGCAGTTTGCTTAAAGTGTAAGAGAGAGTATATCCCTGACTGTTTTCTCGGTGTTGATCCACTTTACTGTATCGAGCTTCCGAATAAGGGCTGTACCTGTAACGAACTTTCCCATCTTCGAAGTAAGGTCGGATGTCTGACGGTGGCGGCTTTGGGTAAGGTTTATACTGGCTGCCTTGACGCTGAAGGAAGTAAAACTTGTCCTCCGGGGGAGCGTGCATGGAGCGCACCCGGCGTATAGTCGGATATACGGAGGCTCCATCTAGTGGGGGATACCTTGGCCCTCCATGTTTATATAGACCAACTGAAGAGTATTCTTCCCTTTGACCTTTAAATTTAATAGACTGGTGCAGGGATCGTGGAGCGAGCGTATTGCAGTAGTTTCTTGAGAGAACTCTGGGATGGGAATGCCCATCATCCGGCTGATAATAAGGCGTGCTTTGTCTAATCGAGCTTGACCAGTGTTGGGAGTGAGCAGACGTTTTGTCTTTTGGTTGGTACTGATAGACTACCTTGGGTGGAGGAGAATCTGAAGCGTGCGGAAGAACTTCATGCACCGAAGCAGGCACGGCCGTTTCCGCCAAAATAGCTCGGAAGTTTGCGGCATTAGCCGCCTGTTTGTTTTGTAGCGCTTCAATGGCTGACTGACTGTCCATCTCTGAGAATCTCTCTGAAGGCTGCAAACGTTCATACATTTCTATCTTATCATCCTGGCTTGGACCACCTCCATCCGTACCAACTCCAACATGGCGGATGTTCTCTCTCATAGCTATGTGGCTTTCTGGTACCAACTGTGTATCTGTATCTCTACGAGGAGAGAAACCTTGAGGGGGCCCATGCGTGCAAGCATCACAGCCATCAGAGAAGCTGAGGCCGCTCTCGCTGCCGTGGCAGGCGCAGGTGCTACGTAGGCTGCCCGCATCGGTGTGGCTCTCGGTAGACATGGTGCTGGAAGGATCCGGGAAAGTCCTAGCTACATACTGTCCCTCTCGATCAGAAGATGTCTGTAGGGGATGTTGAGGAGGAAACTGAAGCGTGAACAGCGTGTTGTGATGGTGAACAGGAGAAACGGGTGTAGGGGGTTCAGAGCTCCCACGTTTGCTTAGTCGAGTGGCCTGCTGGGCAGATTCGTGTAGTTCCAAAGCTAGCATACGAGCAGCGTTCTTTACCGCAGGCTGGGGTGTTATGAGAGAGACGGACCTCACCAAGCCGGGTGTGCATTCGAATGTCACTGTACCTAGATGgaaaaacacaaaggaagacgAAGGTAAAATACCTGTGCATGTTTGAACACAAATTGAGGGCAAAAGATGGGACAAGAATAATTTGACGATTTTGAGGAACACAAAGCAGCTACTGACCTGATTCTGCTCTTCTGTGCTCCTTGACATTTGCCGATTTACTTTCTGCTTTGCAGAAGCTGGCAGATCGCTGATGTCCTCCGTCACTTTTTGAGGACACGCTAGGCTTTTTCATAAGAGACGTCATGTCGGATGGACAGGACTTGGTTACAGTTTTAGCCACTGAACTCCTAGTGGTTCCTTCCTGGCCACTCTTAGAGGTTCCCACCTCTTGGGCAGCTAGCACTTTAGAGGAGTTGTGATTTGTGTCCTCCAAGCGCACTGGGATGAGATCAGGTGGCAGGGACGGACTGGTGACTTTCTCTAAGGGCTTGGTTTCAACAACGCTGCCTCCCGCCTTCTTGCGACTGCCTTTTTTCTTTCCATCAGATACGGTGGGATCAGTCGGTTGCATGCTGCACTTAAAGGCCAGTGGGTCTATGTCTGAAGAAGCTATGCCTATAAACTCCAAATCCGCCGCAGGATGGGGAGGAGATATAAGGGCAGGCACACAAGAGGAAGAGGCATCAGTGTCTTTCTTGAGGTCTTTGAGGCTGAACCGCGAGTCCCCAGTCGCTCGGCTGTCCAGCAGCTCCTCATTGAATGAGATGGATAAAGCGTCACTGGTGGAGAGAGGCCGGCGTGGACGATACACATTTGATCCACCTGAGAGAGAACGACAGAGTTTAGGACCTTAATAGATATACAGCGTTAACTGTAAAATAACTGGCTGTCACAGATAAAGGTGTGATTTCTCAGGACACCTAGGTTCAGGAAGCAAGGACACTACAGGTGGTATTTACACAAAAAATGCACAcctgttaaaaaagtaacagcACTTGGTAATTGAAAAAGTGAAGTGTTGAAGATTTTACCCTCAAAGTTATGTGAAGAGGACAGAGATTCTTCACTTTTAGCAGATCGTAACGTTCCTGTGTCTCCTCTACCACCTGTGAAAGTGAACCACAGGTCACCACGTGGCATAggatatgtatatatataaataaatataagactACTACTGTATGATGCCTAAAACTGCCGTCTTGGTAGGCAATTCAGTACATTACAATGTATACCTTGGATAAAAGCCTCtgccaaaatgcattaatgtataAAAGGAAtaacttatttacattttaacaacttTATTACATATGTCCAGAAACGCAtttcattaaataataaatattgagTGAATAAACAGTAGGGTGAAAGCTGCACCTGGCAGAGGCGTGGTCTTCATTTCATTGGGCTCACTAGGATGTCTTTGTAGTTTGGGTTTGGCAGGAGCAGAGGACTTTCCCATATTAAAGAAAGAAAGCCAGTTTCCAACCGGAGACTTTTTGGACTTGGTTGAACCCTTCTTCCTAAATTTACCCAAAACAATTACCAGTTACCACTCCACATCTGCGCTGCATAATTTTGGGTCAAATGCCACAATGCTAAAATCAGCACAAACCTCTCAGACGGAAAGTCTATGACTGTGTGAAACTTGCCCTGGAGGGCGGCAGGTCCCTCTCCAACATCAATATACTTGCTGTCAGGAGACACAGGAGAGATGAGTTGGGCTTGGGTCCGAGCTTGGGCTTCCTCCAGTGAAAGCAGCTTGGTGGAAGGAGAGCTCACCAGCAGAGACTTGGGCCGAGCTAAAGTAGCGTGGCCTGGCAATTAAATGAGAGTTATGTCATTTGTTAAGATCCTCATTAGTGGGGTTTCATCTAAAAATCGATTCTGGTAGGGGAAGAAATACCGAGGTTAATTTCTCACCTGTGCTCTGGCGGATCAAAGTGCTGAGTTTGGGACTGAAGAGGGCATCTACGTGATTAAGGATGAACTCCACAACGACAGACTGAACACGCACTTCCATGAAGGCGGAGGTTCCGCTGAAACACGCCGACTCGATCTGTTTAGACCTGAAGCATTTGAGGAAGAGATAATCaatgaatgaatcattttcGACAGGAATAATACACTTAAAGATAAATCTAGCTGTTGAAACCCACCTGAGGAGATTTGGAGCCCAGACGATAGCAAGGTTTTTGTAGTGCATGTTGGTTACCTTACTATAAGTTCCCATACAGGATAAATGTCTCATGAGAAACTCAAGAgtcctgcaaaaaaaaaaaaaaagaataccaGAGATGCCCATTGATTATTACAGTAAAAATTCAGATGTGTGTCATATTTATTCAGCAATTTAATGCATTAGTACTacataaggaataattgatgacgggccattcaattataagaaaataatgcacacccaaggtggtaatgaggcacaacgcgaagcggagttacaccgcgggtgtgcattatttttaaataggaccggagtcaattatttcacttataacacgattaccacaaacattgctctggtgctcatttttaagacatttgacaagttaggtgtgtggTTATCGAAAAAAATGAATACCCGTGGtcgaacatttctcaaccaatcagaatacagcattcaacagacccattatataaataaaattaacccTTCAAGAAAAAGCCTGTTTCCCTcaataatgtatttaaatagaCATAAGtcgcaaatgtaattttaatgtaatttagcTACTCATAAGCATAACTAGATGCATACAATGTACAAAAGATTCACGTTTATTATGGAGAcacaatataaacattaattttaataaGGTAATCAGATGaataacattaatattaatCAGATGACAAATTTTATCCaataacttttactgaaaaGCAGGTAAGTGAGCACGAACTATAAATGATAATTTACATTCATTGCCAAAGCAACACAAAATATAACCAGAATTAAAATTTAGCATCATTTGCTtcagtttaaaatgttataaaggACTCATTGGGGTGGTTTGCCGGACAAGGCttatagtcccagactaaactGCATGTTTGAGATGGctcaatttaaaaacatcttgcactggcatatcttaacatatatcagtgccattgttttgtttcaaaatTCACATCGGTAATGTAATTGTTCATTATATAtccaatgaaaataaaaaacttaattttgctcagttttgaaTGAAAtatcaataggctttatgcccagatgcattacttcctgaacttcagccagctccttgtttcctgtctgccattattggacaaactgattaatcctaccctgcgttccagttcgttttttatgaccttccctcactaacttccctcagtctcgttcactcggatgtacgtcattgcttacaTTGTACGAGTTCCCACTACTGCTGAAACACTTGAAGTaggttcaaatggatcgccctaagcccttgatcacatggaaagtggagaccgccccTCCATCGTTTGAACTGTGCAAAGCGCGagttgctgaagtgacgtcacaatcgtgttgcattgtgggatatggagctgcatgaagtgtacatatgaaggTCAAAATCGAGGGAGCAAGGGTCTGACCATACAAACTTCCCTCGTCCAATTCGAAGTGGAatgcacttcaaaatggcgacagggattcccccAAAGGGAAGAGTTTAGGGAAGTTTGCGAGtgcgtgtctaaaactggagtggaacgcaccccaggtgtgtctgattattgttgttgtgactactgatgtcaggcacacctggattcatcagtttgtccaataatggcagacaggaaacaaggagctgccTGAAGTTctggaagtagtgcagctgggcataaagcctattcctTCCCATACtggcaataataataataatttcaacTGCACTTCTGTTTTTGACCAGTAGAGGATGCTGTGCACCATTGTAAGCTCACTGATGCTAACCTGTAGTGTGGTGGAGGCAGCTGCTGTATGACATCATGCACTTTGATCAGCCTCTCCTCGTCAGTGGCTGCTGATACAGCGTCCTGTGACAAACA
This sequence is a window from Misgurnus anguillicaudatus chromosome 24, ASM2758022v2, whole genome shotgun sequence. Protein-coding genes within it:
- the arhgap32a gene encoding rho GTPase-activating protein 32 isoform X1 produces the protein MEACSGTVAATYGRAPASLRDTYDYDPCEGPHPEDDEGEEDRSFQPAETAGWEDAIAVMARGASMVPDLPAGSSLRSCASTASMKVKNVKKLALTKGHFPRLAECAHFHYENVDIGSVQLSLAEDQNDLTQSGFDSKEVVYLVQICCQGRKWTVKRSYEEFRVLDKHLHLCIYDRNFSQLPELPRVDVLKDKAETLFQMLTAYISRFSAIADNKINCGPVLTWMEIDNKGNHLLVHDESSINVPAVAAAHVIKRYTAQAPDELSFEVGDIVSVIDMPPKDDTGWWRGKHGFQVGFFPSECVELISEKIPSNVTNSLAKPVSKKHGKLITFLRTFMKSRPTKQKLKQRGILKERVFGCDLGEHLLNSGHDVPQVIRSCTEFIERHGVVDGIYRLSGISSNIQKLRHEFDSEDVPDLTKDTYVQDIHSVGSLCKLYFRELPNPLLTYQLYEKFSDAVSAATDEERLIKVHDVIQQLPPPHYRTLEFLMRHLSCMGTYSKVTNMHYKNLAIVWAPNLLRSKQIESACFSGTSAFMEVRVQSVVVEFILNHVDALFSPKLSTLIRQSTGHATLARPKSLLVSSPSTKLLSLEEAQARTQAQLISPVSPDSKYIDVGEGPAALQGKFHTVIDFPSERKKGSTKSKKSPVGNWLSFFNMGKSSAPAKPKLQRHPSEPNEMKTTPLPGGRGDTGTLRSAKSEESLSSSHNFEGGSNVYRPRRPLSTSDALSISFNEELLDSRATGDSRFSLKDLKKDTDASSSCVPALISPPHPAADLEFIGIASSDIDPLAFKCSMQPTDPTVSDGKKKGSRKKAGGSVVETKPLEKVTSPSLPPDLIPVRLEDTNHNSSKVLAAQEVGTSKSGQEGTTRSSVAKTVTKSCPSDMTSLMKKPSVSSKSDGGHQRSASFCKAESKSANVKEHRRAESGTVTFECTPGLVRSVSLITPQPAVKNAARMLALELHESAQQATRLSKRGSSEPPTPVSPVHHHNTLFTLQFPPQHPLQTSSDREGQYVARTFPDPSSTMSTESHTDAGSLRSTCACHGSESGLSFSDGCDACTHGPPQGFSPRRDTDTQLVPESHIAMRENIRHVGVGTDGGGPSQDDKIEMYERLQPSERFSEMDSQSAIEALQNKQAANAANFRAILAETAVPASVHEVLPHASDSPPPKVVYQYQPKDKTSAHSQHWSSSIRQSTPYYQPDDGHSHPRVLSRNYCNTLAPRSLHQSIKFKGQREEYSSVGLYKHGGPRYPPLDGASVYPTIRRVRSMHAPPEDKFYFLQRQGSQYKPYPKPPPSDIRPYFEDGKVRYRYSPYSEARYSKVDQHRENSQGYTLSYTLSKLPSRPLKVMGGTENYRKPQHNLPLNNESDFMTRDLQPRTKNPPLYEGFNSGLSDRHFSQSIRRESSAKERSFGPVLPQPHVGRSSRQCQETMHSRSRSNSGKEMLISTEGADGKYRVTMVSHYSPEQTLSDPDMPTPYHSDRYGGGQGARSAYIMKQSRSMHNYSSAVPRNLTLHKEYSCPDFKQTGSSDSYKMTHPNQDRLVYNTLRNSSKEDYRYMTKDSQKSKRSQSVKTRHTPAQTRISLERDHRQSVSSQSRTRTRSMHVPSRPDYSESYISVHAKVPKTSRAGSGAFPNYGCMPLRNNRLYSTAVGHAGFHQTELRPEMQIYAE